Proteins encoded together in one Jaculus jaculus isolate mJacJac1 chromosome 7, mJacJac1.mat.Y.cur, whole genome shotgun sequence window:
- the Sstr1 gene encoding somatostatin receptor type 1 gives MFPNGTASSPSSSPSPCPGSCGESGCSRGPGTGSAEGMEEPGRNASQNGTLSEGQGSAILISFIYSVVCLVGLCGNSMVIYVILRYAKMKTATNIYILNLAIADELLMLSVPFLVTSTLLRHWPFGALLCRLVLSVDAVNMFTSIYCLTVLSVDRYVAVVHPIKAARYRRPTVAKVVNLGVWVLSLLVILPIVVFSRTAANSDGTVACNMLMPEPAQRWLVGFVLYTFLMGFLLPVGAICLCYVLIIAKMRMVALKAGWQQRKRSERKITLMVMMVVMVFVICWMPFYVVQLVNVFAEQDDATVSQLSVILGYANSCANPILYGFLSDNFKRSFQRILCLSWMDNAAEEPVDYYATALKSRAYSVEDFQPENLESGGVFRNGTCTSRITTL, from the coding sequence ATGTTTCCCAATGGCACcgcttcctctccttcctcttctcctagCCCCTGCCCTGGCAGCTGCGGCGAAAGCGGCTGCAGCAGGGGCCCCGGGACGGGCTCTGCGGAGGGCATGGAGGAGCCGGGACGAAATGCGTCCCAGAACGGGACCTTAAGCGAGGGCCAGGGCAGCGCCATCCTTATCTCTTTCATCTACTCCGTGGTGTGCTTGGTGGGACTGTGTGGGAACTCCATGGTCATCTACGTGATCCTGCGCTATGCCAAGATGAAGACGGCCACGAACATCTACATCCTGAACTTGGCCATTGCCGACGAGCTGCTCATGCTCAGCGTGCCCTTTCTGGTCACCTCCACGTTGTTGCGCCATTGGCCCTTTGGCGCACTGCTTTGCCGCCTTGTGCTCAGCGTGGACGCGGTCAATATGTTCACCAGCATCTACTGTCTGACCGTACTTAGTGTGGACCGCTATGTGGCCGTGGTGCACCCTATCAAGGCCGCCCGTTACCGAAGGCCCACTGTGGCCAAGGTGGTGAACCTGGGCGTGTGGGTACTATCGCTGCTCGTCATCTTGCCCATCGTGGTCTTCTCACGCACGGCGGCCAACAGCGACGGCACGGTGGCCTGCAACATGCTCATGCCAGAGCCTGCCCAGCGCTGGTTGGTGGGCTTCGTGCTGTACACGTTTCTCATGGGCTTCCTGCTGCCCGTCGGGGCCATCTGCCTGTGTTACGTGCTCATCATAGCCAAGATGCGCATGGTGGCCCTCAAAGCCGGCTGGCAGCAGCGCAAGCGCTCGGAGCGCAAGATTAcgctgatggtgatgatggtggtgatggtgtttgTCATCTGTTGGATGCCTTTCTACGTGGTGCAACTGGTGAACGTGTTCGCTGAGCAGGACGACGCCACCGTGAGCCAGTTGTCCGTCATCCTTGGCTACGCCAACAGCTGCGCCAATCCCATCCTGTATGGCTTCCTGTCGGACAACTTCAAGCGCTCTTTCCAGCGCATCCTGTGCCTCAGCTGGATGGACAACGCTGCGGAGGAGCCGGTCGACTACTACGCCACGGCCTTAAAGAGCCGCGCCTACAGCGTGGAGGACTTCCAGCCCGAGAACCTGGAGTCCGGAGGTGTCTTCCGTAATGGCACCTGTACCTCCCGGATCACTACGCTTTGA